A stretch of the Pedobacter sp. MC2016-14 genome encodes the following:
- a CDS encoding gamma carbonic anhydrase family protein — protein MALILPVEGKMPAWGDNNFIAPNATIVGDVTMGNNCSVWFNAVVRGDVNTITIGNDTNIQDGAVIHATYLKNATVIGNRVSVGHNAIVHGCIVKDHVLIGMGAIVMDNAVVEEYCIIGAGSVVLEQTICESGYLYAGAPAKKIKPITEEQRALLNKLPDNYIHYSDWFR, from the coding sequence ATGGCTTTGATATTACCAGTAGAAGGCAAAATGCCGGCCTGGGGCGATAATAATTTTATTGCCCCAAATGCAACCATAGTAGGGGATGTTACCATGGGAAATAATTGTTCAGTATGGTTTAATGCAGTGGTTAGGGGAGATGTAAATACCATTACCATAGGTAACGATACAAATATCCAGGATGGTGCTGTGATACATGCCACCTATCTAAAAAATGCTACAGTAATTGGTAACAGGGTATCTGTGGGACATAATGCAATTGTTCATGGATGTATTGTAAAAGACCATGTTTTAATTGGGATGGGCGCTATTGTTATGGATAATGCCGTAGTAGAAGAATATTGTATTATTGGCGCAGGATCTGTTGTTCTGGAACAAACCATTTGTGAGTCTGGTTATCTTTACGCTGGTGCACCTGCAAAAAAGATAAAGCCCATTACTGAAGAGCAAAGGGCTTTATTGAATAAGCTGCCTGACAATTATATCCACTATTCGGATTGGTTTAGATAG
- a CDS encoding Ig-like domain-containing domain, which translates to MLFLCIGLYYGCASPQMVEGGPRDTKPPVVLSMTPNNLVTNFKAKKVVIEFDEFFKLNDQFKEFSVSPDMERLPTLKIKKKTLEVEFLDTLEKNTTYTLNFGKSIADINESNALKNFTYVFSTGPQLDSLSITGKVVNALTGLPELDALAFIIPIERDTIFGKRKPSIYSTTDSSGNFKLSNLRKGTYRVYAIKEQSSDKIYQQLSDEVAFIKDSIVLNQNIDSLKLRIFKENATTFRINDRKLNTDGSITMNFNQRLKKPSITILEPSNIDVSKKMKFNKTNDSVKIWLMDLSFDSTKVSISDEGKLLQTVKFTRGKKETYTRNMTPSDNLEGTRLNPNQALKLTFPIPIDSINLNKITLLEDSIPKTGLQITKDSTDLLSAYVYYPWLAKYNYDIKFGSGAFTGIFNAKNKEFTKIFELANRDDYGTLKAKMVIPEPNKNYILQILDERKNLINSTVIQKDTTITFSNYRAGKYFVRIVYDLNKNGIWDTGNVINKTQPEPIFNEPKELSIRANWDRNETINIPKEAI; encoded by the coding sequence ATGCTATTTTTATGCATCGGCTTATATTATGGTTGTGCGAGCCCCCAAATGGTAGAAGGAGGCCCAAGAGACACCAAACCACCAGTTGTACTGAGCATGACACCAAATAATTTGGTTACCAATTTCAAAGCCAAAAAAGTGGTTATTGAGTTTGACGAATTTTTTAAACTGAATGATCAGTTTAAGGAATTTTCAGTTTCGCCTGATATGGAGCGCCTACCTACGCTCAAAATAAAAAAGAAAACGCTGGAAGTAGAATTTTTAGATACGCTTGAAAAGAATACTACTTACACGCTCAACTTTGGAAAATCTATTGCAGACATCAATGAAAGCAATGCCTTAAAGAATTTTACCTATGTATTTAGTACAGGTCCTCAATTGGATTCTTTGAGTATTACCGGAAAGGTAGTGAATGCCTTAACCGGACTTCCTGAATTGGACGCACTGGCATTCATTATTCCGATTGAACGTGATACCATATTTGGTAAAAGGAAACCCTCTATTTATTCAACCACAGACAGCAGTGGCAACTTCAAACTCAGCAATTTAAGAAAAGGAACCTATAGGGTATATGCCATTAAGGAACAAAGCAGTGATAAAATCTACCAACAGCTCTCAGACGAAGTGGCTTTTATAAAAGATTCTATTGTATTGAACCAAAATATAGATAGTTTAAAACTTAGAATATTTAAAGAAAATGCCACTACATTTAGAATTAATGACAGAAAGTTGAATACTGATGGAAGCATTACCATGAACTTTAATCAACGTTTAAAAAAGCCTTCTATCACCATACTGGAGCCATCAAATATAGATGTATCCAAAAAAATGAAATTCAATAAGACAAATGATTCCGTTAAAATATGGCTGATGGATTTGTCCTTTGATTCTACTAAAGTTAGCATTAGTGATGAGGGCAAATTGCTGCAAACTGTAAAGTTTACAAGGGGTAAAAAAGAAACTTATACCAGAAATATGACTCCTTCAGACAATCTGGAAGGTACCAGGCTTAATCCTAATCAGGCTTTAAAACTAACCTTTCCTATACCAATTGACAGCATAAATTTAAATAAGATTACTCTTTTAGAAGACTCTATTCCTAAAACCGGCCTGCAAATTACAAAAGACAGTACAGATTTACTTTCGGCCTATGTTTACTATCCATGGTTAGCCAAATACAACTATGACATAAAATTTGGCTCAGGAGCCTTCACCGGTATATTTAACGCCAAAAATAAAGAGTTTACTAAGATATTTGAGCTCGCAAACCGTGATGATTATGGTACTTTAAAGGCAAAAATGGTTATTCCGGAGCCTAATAAGAACTACATTTTACAAATCCTGGACGAAAGAAAAAATCTGATAAACAGTACGGTTATTCAAAAAGATACCACCATAACTTTCAGTAACTACAGGGCTGGTAAATACTTTGTAAGAATTGTATACGACCTTAATAAAAACGGAATATGGGATACTGGTAACGTAATCAATAAAACACAGCCTGAACCGATTTTTAATGAACCTAAAGAACTTTCTATCCGTGCCAACTGGGACAGAAACGAAACCATAAACATACCAAAAGAAGCTATCTAA
- the mnmG gene encoding tRNA uridine-5-carboxymethylaminomethyl(34) synthesis enzyme MnmG produces the protein MFKEYDVIVVGAGHAGCEAAAAAANLGSSVLLITMNMETIAQMSCNPAMGGVAKGQIVREIDAMGGYSGVIADKTTLQFRMLNLSKGPAMWSPRAQNDRKRFAEEWRLALERTPNVDFWQDMVSSLLIKNNTVVGVKTSIGVEIKGKAVVLTNGTFLNGLIHIGEKKFGGGRTGEKSATGLTEQLVSLGFEAGRMKTGTPPRIDGRSLNYSLMEEQWGDVNPGRFSYQNVPRPTEQRCCWITYTNTAVHETLKEGFEKSPMFTGRIKGLGPRYCPSIEDKINRFAERERHQIFVEPEGWNTCEIYVNGFSTSLPEDVQYKALIQIPGFENAKMFRPGYAIEYDYFPPTQLSLTLETKKIANLFFAGQINGTTGYEEAASQGFIAGINAHQKVHDLHELIMKRSESYIGVLIDDLVTKGTEEPYRMFTSRAEHRLLLRQDNADIRLSPIGFELGLVNQERMDLVNAKVENSDAIVAFTRKQGVEMSQANALLESLNTAALTQNVKLFSLLSRPQVGIDDIRSVSPQFNDLLNAYDKETIEQAEIKIKYESYFEKEQEIVNKMQKMEDKDINPNFDYSQLISLSKEAREKLLKIKPRTLGQASRISGVSPSDISVLMVHISK, from the coding sequence ATGTTTAAAGAATATGATGTAATTGTAGTAGGTGCAGGACATGCAGGATGTGAAGCGGCAGCGGCCGCTGCTAACCTTGGATCGTCCGTTTTGCTGATCACAATGAACATGGAAACTATAGCCCAAATGAGTTGCAACCCCGCAATGGGAGGTGTTGCAAAAGGCCAAATTGTAAGGGAAATTGACGCAATGGGCGGCTACTCTGGCGTAATCGCAGATAAAACTACCCTGCAATTTCGGATGTTAAACTTGTCAAAAGGACCTGCAATGTGGAGCCCGCGTGCCCAAAATGATCGGAAAAGATTTGCTGAAGAGTGGAGATTAGCATTAGAAAGAACGCCAAATGTAGATTTTTGGCAAGACATGGTGAGCAGTCTTTTAATCAAAAACAATACCGTTGTGGGTGTAAAAACTTCCATCGGCGTAGAGATAAAAGGTAAAGCTGTGGTCTTGACTAATGGTACCTTTTTAAATGGATTGATCCATATTGGAGAGAAAAAATTCGGTGGCGGTCGTACCGGAGAAAAATCCGCGACAGGTTTAACCGAACAATTGGTATCGCTTGGCTTCGAAGCTGGTAGAATGAAAACCGGGACTCCACCACGAATTGATGGAAGATCCCTCAATTATTCACTGATGGAGGAACAATGGGGCGACGTAAATCCAGGAAGATTTTCTTATCAAAATGTACCGAGGCCAACTGAACAAAGATGTTGCTGGATAACCTACACCAATACTGCAGTTCATGAAACCCTTAAAGAAGGCTTCGAAAAATCACCTATGTTTACGGGTAGAATTAAAGGACTAGGTCCAAGGTATTGTCCATCTATTGAAGATAAAATCAACCGCTTTGCCGAACGCGAACGTCATCAGATTTTTGTAGAGCCAGAAGGATGGAATACTTGCGAAATCTATGTAAATGGATTTTCTACTTCCCTTCCTGAAGATGTACAATATAAAGCCTTAATTCAAATTCCTGGATTTGAAAATGCTAAGATGTTTCGTCCAGGTTATGCCATAGAATATGATTACTTTCCACCTACACAATTGTCATTGACACTGGAAACTAAAAAAATAGCCAATTTATTCTTTGCAGGACAAATTAACGGTACTACAGGCTACGAAGAGGCTGCTAGTCAGGGCTTTATAGCTGGGATTAATGCGCATCAGAAAGTTCATGACCTACATGAACTGATCATGAAACGTTCAGAGTCTTATATAGGTGTTTTAATAGATGATTTGGTTACCAAGGGAACAGAGGAGCCATATAGAATGTTTACATCCAGGGCAGAGCACCGTCTATTGCTTCGTCAGGATAATGCAGATATCCGCCTCTCTCCTATTGGTTTTGAATTGGGTCTGGTAAATCAGGAACGTATGGATCTTGTGAATGCCAAAGTAGAAAATTCTGACGCCATAGTTGCCTTCACAAGAAAACAAGGTGTCGAGATGTCTCAGGCTAATGCCTTGCTGGAAAGTTTAAATACGGCAGCGCTCACACAAAATGTAAAGCTATTTAGTTTATTAAGCAGGCCACAAGTAGGCATCGATGACATCAGATCAGTAAGTCCGCAATTCAATGACCTTCTTAATGCATACGATAAAGAAACCATTGAACAGGCTGAAATAAAAATTAAGTATGAAAGCTATTTTGAAAAAGAACAGGAAATTGTGAACAAAATGCAAAAGATGGAGGATAAAGACATCAATCCAAATTTTGACTATAGTCAGCTCATTTCACTTTCAAAAGAAGCGAGAGAAAAATTATTAAAAATAAAACCGCGAACATTAGGCCAGGCCTCAAGAATTTCTGGTGTTTCTCCTTCAGATATCTCAGTTTTAATGGTCCATATCAGTAAATAA
- a CDS encoding ABC-F family ATP-binding cassette domain-containing protein, whose amino-acid sequence MSTLIAAENLGHAYHDEWLFKNLTLGIQTGQRVALVGINGAGKSTLLKLLAERFNPLEGKIVKNKAVKIGFLDQEPSFPDGYSISDFIFSLENKQQQLIKEYEELIEDPNPDEKTLNRLYEELSEHNAWEYEHEIKTILSRMGITHLQQKIATLSGGQKKRLALAKLLIEDPDIYVLDEPTNHLDIDTIEWLESLLTSGNKTILLVTHDRYFLDNVCNNIVELDRGKMYTYNGNYAYFLERKAEREAADESTFQKNKNLLKKELEWMRRMPQARGTKSQSRINAYYDLDEKTKQRSDNQSVNLNMKMARQGGKILELDHIGQSFDGINIINDFTYTFKRADRIGLAGKNGTGKSTLLNIITGFLDPEKGNVSKGETTVYGYYKQGGLAFNEKERVIDIVKSDAEYIKMADGSMITASQLLTLFLFPPKKQHGMVEKLSGGEKKRLHLMKVLMQNPNFLILDEPTNDLDIDTLNVLEEFLENFPGVLILVSHDRYLLDKMSEQLFIMEGNGEVTIYNGNYSEHRLSLETAKEKPVSKSAKTEAPAATPSPKKLSYKEQKELEDAEVRMQELEAKIEEMTSSLLTIDSADYKKIQEVSEQITTLKSDLDRVMSRWLELSEDVE is encoded by the coding sequence TTGAGTACATTAATTGCAGCTGAAAACTTAGGCCATGCCTATCATGACGAATGGCTTTTTAAAAATTTAACGCTAGGTATCCAGACTGGGCAGCGCGTTGCGTTAGTTGGCATCAATGGTGCCGGAAAAAGCACCTTACTAAAACTTCTGGCCGAGCGTTTCAATCCATTGGAAGGAAAGATTGTAAAAAACAAGGCAGTTAAAATTGGTTTCTTAGACCAAGAACCCTCATTTCCAGATGGTTACAGTATTAGTGACTTTATTTTCTCGCTGGAAAACAAACAACAACAGCTTATTAAAGAGTATGAAGAACTCATAGAAGACCCAAATCCTGATGAAAAAACATTAAATAGGTTATACGAGGAACTAAGCGAGCACAATGCCTGGGAGTATGAGCACGAAATTAAAACAATTTTAAGCCGCATGGGCATTACGCATTTGCAGCAAAAAATAGCTACCCTTTCTGGCGGACAGAAAAAGAGGCTTGCCCTTGCCAAGTTGTTGATTGAAGATCCTGACATTTATGTGTTGGATGAGCCAACCAACCACCTGGACATAGACACCATTGAGTGGCTGGAAAGCTTACTGACTTCTGGCAATAAAACCATATTACTCGTTACCCACGACAGGTATTTTCTGGATAATGTATGCAATAACATTGTAGAACTTGACCGTGGTAAAATGTATACTTATAATGGTAATTATGCTTATTTTCTGGAACGCAAAGCGGAGCGCGAGGCGGCCGATGAAAGCACCTTTCAAAAGAATAAAAATTTATTAAAAAAGGAACTGGAATGGATGCGCAGAATGCCCCAGGCACGTGGCACGAAATCACAATCCAGAATAAATGCCTACTACGATCTTGACGAAAAAACGAAACAGCGATCGGACAACCAAAGCGTAAACTTAAACATGAAGATGGCCCGCCAGGGAGGAAAGATTTTGGAACTTGACCACATTGGTCAATCTTTCGATGGCATAAACATCATCAATGATTTTACCTACACATTTAAACGTGCAGATAGAATTGGTTTGGCCGGCAAAAACGGTACAGGAAAATCTACTTTACTAAATATCATTACTGGCTTTTTGGATCCTGAAAAAGGAAATGTAAGCAAGGGGGAAACGACAGTTTATGGATATTACAAACAAGGCGGTTTAGCCTTTAATGAAAAAGAACGCGTAATTGATATTGTAAAATCGGATGCCGAATATATTAAAATGGCAGATGGTTCTATGATTACAGCTTCGCAGTTGCTTACCCTATTTCTCTTTCCTCCAAAGAAACAACATGGAATGGTAGAGAAGTTAAGTGGTGGAGAAAAGAAACGTTTGCATTTGATGAAGGTCCTAATGCAAAATCCTAACTTCCTTATTCTAGATGAGCCAACGAATGATTTGGATATTGACACTTTAAATGTACTGGAAGAATTTTTAGAAAACTTTCCTGGGGTATTAATTCTTGTATCACATGACAGGTACCTTCTAGATAAAATGAGTGAGCAGTTATTTATCATGGAAGGAAATGGCGAAGTAACTATTTACAATGGAAATTACTCCGAGCACAGGCTTAGTTTAGAAACAGCGAAAGAAAAGCCAGTTTCAAAATCTGCGAAAACAGAAGCACCTGCAGCGACACCATCCCCTAAAAAATTAAGCTATAAGGAGCAGAAAGAGCTGGAAGATGCAGAAGTAAGAATGCAGGAACTAGAAGCTAAAATTGAAGAAATGACTTCTTCCCTATTAACGATTGATAGTGCAGATTATAAAAAAATACAGGAAGTAAGCGAGCAAATAACGACGCTTAAAAGCGATTTAGACCGCGTTATGAGCCGCTGGCTGGAACTTTCTGAAGATGTAGAATAA
- the ybeY gene encoding rRNA maturation RNase YbeY, giving the protein MGKIAINFYTEDVSYTLKHKRGIRQWIYDAIIAEGYQLGELSFIFCSDEYLLAINQQYLNHDTYTDVITFDNSEELKTITGDIFISIQRIQENAKTFKSSTFQELCRVMIHGTLHLLGYPDKTKAAKIVMTQKEDHFLLLNTYLA; this is encoded by the coding sequence ATGGGCAAAATTGCAATAAATTTCTATACTGAAGATGTTTCTTATACCCTAAAACATAAGCGGGGAATAAGACAATGGATTTATGATGCCATTATTGCCGAAGGCTATCAATTGGGCGAGCTTAGTTTCATTTTTTGCTCAGACGAGTATTTACTGGCTATAAACCAACAATACCTCAATCATGACACTTATACCGACGTCATCACTTTTGATAACTCAGAGGAGCTTAAAACGATTACAGGAGATATATTTATCAGTATACAGCGAATCCAGGAAAATGCGAAGACTTTTAAGAGCAGCACTTTTCAGGAACTTTGCCGCGTGATGATCCATGGCACTTTGCATTTATTGGGATACCCCGACAAAACAAAAGCAGCAAAAATTGTGATGACTCAAAAGGAAGATCACTTCCTCTTATTGAACACTTATCTAGCTTAA
- a CDS encoding DUF4175 family protein codes for MEDNYALLVSRINEFTRKFYLNKLLRGLIYTISLLGALYLIAFTATWSIQPSVATKTVFFFSLLAILAFGLTFWILKPAAALFKLSKNISIEEAAQLIGAHFFTVKDKLVNTLQLKALADQSPGNNLLILAGIDQKIAELKPIPFTRAIQLQDNKKYIRYIFIPLSIILLIALLAPAVLRDGTHSFVQYNREILPAAPFDFVLKNENTPVVQGDDLNLNLELKGNELPQEVYVTEGLNTYKLEKENISHFHYTFKNIQKDKVFRFSAGGFNSKSYEIQVKARPAITNVSAEFRYPAYLQKKNEIRQNVSDLLIPEGTVVTWKVHTANSNELLFILDQKANMLKVNGDESTFSARVRKNSSYQISPKNNILVQSDSLVHQINVVADQYPTISIGQSADSLSSKALYFNGAIADDHGFSSLKFCYTLQQDGGPAVTYTKTIAYGKNQLQHSFFYFWDLNTVSLKPGQALTYYFEVADNDGVNGAKKVRSEIKTYQALSTKQVAEKMEESATALKNKMEYTIKLASALEKESKKLAEGLLDKKQITFEDKKQIEQLLQKQRDLQEAVNDIKKRNEKNTFDKQENKQLKDELAEKQKQIDQLFDNALDEKTKALLQKLQALMDKNNKDQTQQELSNMQSDNKSLKKELDRILELYKQLEFEQNLQDKTTRLNELAAEQKALAKQTAADKSAEPKALKSLQEAQNKLTEQFNGLKKEIEDLAEKNQQLERPNAFENPAQETEKIQQQQKDSEQQLSKKDKSKAAESQEKAAEQMEQLADKMNQEQQEGEEKETDLNARELRHLLENLLKVSFEQEKVMLALRKMNSNDPSFTPNVQKQRGIKDNMKTVADSLFSLSKRVPEIEKTVNDEMEKIRFNIDKSLEELGERQISLAARNQQYTMTAVNNLALMLNETLEQLQNAQKNAKSGKGKGKKQSMQQLQQMQQQLNKAMQQAKDKMQKEGNKGSAPKGTMGQEFAKMAQEQQMIREALQKINREDNKNGTGKMGNLNQTIQDMKTTEMELVNKKIEQATLNRQKELLTKLLEAEKAEQEQEQDGKRESKSGKAFPPSYQKKITEFKNQRQNETEFLQKLQLNLNDYYKNRITEYFKLLNSAP; via the coding sequence ATGGAAGATAACTATGCCCTTCTAGTTTCCAGGATCAATGAGTTTACCCGCAAGTTTTACCTCAATAAACTTCTGCGTGGGCTTATTTATACCATTTCATTACTCGGCGCCCTCTACCTCATCGCCTTTACCGCAACCTGGTCCATTCAACCTTCTGTTGCGACCAAAACCGTCTTCTTTTTCTCTTTATTAGCCATATTGGCATTTGGCCTTACATTCTGGATCTTAAAACCAGCAGCAGCACTGTTTAAATTAAGCAAAAACATCAGTATTGAAGAGGCCGCACAGTTGATTGGCGCTCATTTTTTTACAGTTAAAGATAAATTGGTCAATACATTACAGCTTAAAGCGCTTGCAGACCAGTCGCCAGGAAATAATTTGCTCATTCTTGCCGGGATAGATCAAAAAATAGCTGAACTGAAACCAATCCCGTTTACGAGGGCAATCCAGCTTCAGGACAACAAAAAATACATCAGATACATCTTTATCCCATTGTCCATTATCTTGCTCATTGCTTTGCTGGCACCTGCAGTTTTGAGAGATGGAACCCATAGCTTTGTACAATATAACAGGGAAATACTTCCTGCGGCGCCCTTTGATTTTGTGCTAAAAAATGAAAATACGCCGGTAGTTCAGGGTGATGACCTTAATCTAAACCTTGAGCTGAAGGGAAATGAATTGCCACAGGAGGTATATGTTACCGAAGGCTTAAACACTTACAAACTTGAAAAAGAAAATATTAGCCATTTTCACTATACTTTTAAGAACATTCAAAAAGATAAAGTATTCCGCTTTTCTGCAGGAGGCTTCAATTCTAAATCTTATGAAATTCAAGTAAAAGCCCGTCCGGCAATTACAAATGTTAGTGCAGAATTCAGGTATCCCGCCTATCTTCAAAAAAAGAATGAAATCCGGCAAAACGTAAGTGACCTTCTGATCCCGGAAGGAACGGTTGTAACCTGGAAAGTACATACCGCAAACAGTAATGAATTGCTTTTTATTCTGGACCAGAAAGCAAATATGTTAAAAGTGAATGGCGATGAATCTACTTTTAGCGCCAGGGTGAGAAAAAATTCTTCCTATCAAATCTCACCCAAAAACAACATTTTGGTGCAATCAGACTCCCTGGTTCATCAAATTAACGTGGTTGCAGATCAATACCCTACCATTTCTATTGGCCAAAGCGCGGATTCTTTAAGTAGTAAAGCGCTATATTTTAATGGAGCAATTGCAGATGACCATGGGTTTAGCAGCTTAAAATTTTGTTATACCCTACAGCAGGATGGCGGCCCTGCTGTTACCTATACCAAAACCATTGCCTATGGCAAGAACCAGCTACAGCATTCTTTTTTCTACTTTTGGGACCTCAATACCGTTTCGTTAAAACCGGGTCAGGCTTTAACGTATTACTTTGAAGTAGCGGACAACGATGGTGTAAACGGGGCAAAGAAAGTACGTTCAGAAATTAAAACCTATCAGGCACTTAGCACGAAACAAGTTGCGGAAAAGATGGAAGAAAGTGCTACAGCCTTAAAAAACAAAATGGAATATACCATTAAACTTGCCAGTGCTTTAGAAAAAGAAAGTAAAAAATTAGCAGAGGGCTTACTGGATAAAAAGCAGATTACCTTTGAAGATAAAAAGCAGATTGAACAACTGCTGCAAAAACAAAGAGACCTTCAGGAAGCAGTAAACGATATTAAAAAGAGGAATGAAAAAAACACCTTTGATAAGCAGGAAAACAAGCAACTAAAGGACGAACTGGCAGAAAAACAAAAGCAAATAGACCAGCTGTTTGACAATGCGCTGGACGAGAAAACCAAGGCATTGTTGCAAAAACTGCAGGCCCTGATGGATAAAAATAATAAAGACCAGACGCAACAGGAACTGTCTAACATGCAATCAGACAATAAATCGCTTAAGAAAGAACTGGACAGAATCCTGGAATTGTATAAACAACTGGAATTTGAACAAAACCTGCAGGATAAAACCACACGTTTAAACGAACTCGCCGCCGAACAAAAAGCCCTGGCTAAACAGACTGCTGCAGATAAATCTGCTGAACCCAAAGCATTAAAATCTTTACAGGAAGCGCAAAATAAGCTCACTGAACAATTTAATGGCCTTAAAAAGGAGATAGAAGACCTCGCTGAGAAAAACCAGCAGCTGGAACGCCCTAATGCTTTTGAAAATCCGGCTCAGGAAACTGAAAAAATACAGCAACAACAAAAGGATAGCGAGCAGCAGCTTAGTAAAAAAGACAAAAGTAAAGCGGCTGAAAGCCAGGAAAAAGCCGCAGAACAAATGGAACAGCTGGCTGATAAAATGAACCAGGAACAACAGGAAGGTGAAGAGAAGGAAACAGACCTGAATGCCCGGGAACTGCGCCATTTGCTGGAAAATCTCTTAAAAGTATCTTTTGAGCAGGAAAAAGTAATGCTTGCCTTGAGAAAAATGAACAGTAATGATCCCTCTTTTACCCCCAACGTTCAGAAACAGCGCGGCATTAAAGACAACATGAAGACCGTAGCGGATAGCCTCTTCTCCTTAAGCAAACGAGTACCGGAAATAGAAAAAACGGTTAATGATGAAATGGAGAAAATCAGGTTTAATATAGACAAAAGCCTGGAAGAGTTGGGAGAAAGACAAATTTCCCTTGCAGCGCGAAACCAGCAATACACCATGACAGCCGTCAATAACCTTGCCCTAATGTTAAATGAAACCCTGGAGCAACTGCAAAATGCGCAAAAAAATGCGAAAAGTGGAAAAGGAAAGGGTAAAAAGCAAAGCATGCAACAGTTGCAACAAATGCAGCAGCAATTAAACAAGGCAATGCAACAAGCCAAAGACAAAATGCAAAAAGAGGGCAATAAAGGTTCCGCTCCAAAAGGCACTATGGGACAGGAATTTGCAAAAATGGCGCAAGAGCAGCAAATGATCAGAGAGGCATTACAAAAGATTAACAGGGAGGACAATAAAAACGGAACCGGAAAAATGGGCAATTTGAACCAGACCATTCAGGACATGAAAACCACTGAAATGGAACTGGTAAATAAAAAAATTGAACAGGCAACACTGAACCGCCAGAAAGAATTACTCACAAAACTCCTTGAAGCAGAAAAAGCAGAACAGGAACAAGAACAGGACGGCAAGAGGGAAAGTAAAAGCGGAAAAGCATTTCCACCCTCTTACCAGAAAAAAATTACCGAGTTTAAAAATCAGCGGCAAAATGAAACTGAATTTCTTCAAAAACTACAGTTGAATTTAAACGACTATTATAAGAATCGGATAACAGAATATTTTAAATTACTAAATTCGGCCCCATAA
- a CDS encoding cold-shock protein, whose amino-acid sequence MQEGTVKFFNVTKGFGFIIPANGDSEIFVHSTGLIDEIRENDKVEYDVESGKKGLNAINVKVI is encoded by the coding sequence ATGCAAGAAGGAACAGTAAAATTTTTTAATGTAACTAAAGGTTTCGGATTTATTATCCCTGCAAATGGCGATAGCGAAATTTTTGTACATTCAACAGGCCTAATCGATGAAATCCGTGAAAATGACAAAGTAGAATACGATGTTGAAAGCGGTAAAAAAGGTCTGAATGCGATCAATGTTAAAGTAATCTAG
- a CDS encoding phosphodiester glycosidase family protein: MFRKLLFSSLIFFSACAVTAQNTDSLALVKAKWNKQKIAPKIKLIRFHFKEKELFKANENISYLEIKNKGKSSRLIIGAEDTLLKPVSIFGDKANALAAVNGSFFDVKNGGAVDFIKKDGRVLANNRLLKDSVRAIHQRAAIAITNGRLQIEKWDGSDNWEQKITAENVMVSGPLLIYNGMDELISLTDSFNTVRHPRTCIGIKNNGKLIILTVDGRNSNAEGMSLPELTKIMRWLGCKAAINLDGGGSTTLWVKDFPNNGVINYPSDNKKWDHEGERNVANVILLQK; this comes from the coding sequence ATGTTCAGAAAATTACTCTTTAGCTCCCTGATTTTCTTCTCGGCATGTGCCGTCACTGCACAAAACACAGATTCTTTAGCGCTGGTAAAAGCCAAATGGAACAAGCAAAAAATTGCGCCAAAAATTAAACTGATCCGCTTCCACTTTAAGGAGAAAGAACTTTTTAAGGCAAATGAAAACATCAGTTACCTGGAGATAAAAAACAAGGGCAAATCATCCCGGTTGATCATTGGAGCGGAAGATACGCTCTTAAAGCCTGTAAGTATTTTCGGCGATAAAGCTAATGCGCTAGCTGCAGTAAATGGCTCATTTTTCGACGTTAAAAATGGTGGTGCTGTAGATTTTATCAAGAAGGACGGCCGGGTACTGGCCAACAACCGACTTCTAAAAGACAGTGTACGGGCCATACATCAACGTGCCGCAATTGCGATTACAAATGGAAGATTGCAGATTGAAAAGTGGGACGGCAGCGACAACTGGGAGCAAAAAATAACCGCTGAAAATGTTATGGTAAGCGGGCCGCTCCTGATCTACAACGGAATGGATGAATTGATTAGCCTTACCGATTCTTTTAACACAGTAAGACATCCCAGAACTTGCATCGGCATTAAAAATAATGGCAAGCTAATTATACTTACCGTAGATGGAAGAAATAGTAACGCTGAGGGAATGAGTTTGCCGGAGCTGACTAAAATAATGCGCTGGCTGGGTTGCAAGGCAGCTATAAACCTTGATGGAGGTGGCTCTACAACTTTATGGGTAAAAGACTTTCCAAATAATGGTGTAATCAATTACCCTTCTGACAATAAAAAATGGGACCATGAAGGCGAAAGAAATGTAGCCAACGTTATTCTATTACAAAAATAA